The stretch of DNA AGCAAAAGAAACTCAGAAAGAGTGGCATCCAAGGTAGAAGGAAAACCAGGCAGAACAAGTGCCCTATGAAGCTGTAAGAATTAAAAGAATGATTTATATAAGCTCTTAGCACAGTGTCAGTCACACTCTAAACCTGAGGAAATGGTAGCTATGATGATGAATGAAAATTCATGTATTAAAGGCTTATCTGTTGCTCCTTCTggccaccaaaaataaaatactggctcttaaataaataataaaaatctaagGTGAGAAGCCTGAGGTCTCACTTGAATCAAATGTAAATTTGTATGAGGGTCTGAAcctaaacactgctgctgctgctgctgctaagtcgcttcagtcatgtccgactctgtgcgaccccagagacggcagctcaacccgaccctgggattctccaggcaagaacactggagtgggttgccatttccttctccaatgcatgaaagtgaaaagtgaaagtgaagtcactcagtcgtgtccgactcttcgcgaccccatggactgcatgcagcccaccaggctcctccatccatgggattctccaggcaagagtactgccaAGAAAcaactgttgtttagtcgctaacacgactccgtgcgaccccagggactgcagtctgccaggctccgctgtccatgggattttccaggcaagaatactggagtggtttgtcatttccttctccaagggatcttccccacgcagggatccaaccctcatctcctgtattggcaggcgtgttctctGCCACTtaaccaccagggtagtcccgcAGAGAAGCAGGTGTGGGTGAAAATCCCACTGGCCCTCCCTGGTTGGGcgttccccgcccccgcccccgcccctgcccctgcccccgccccttcGCGTGCTCCCTCCCTAGCCGAGGACCGAAGTCCCTTGCGCTGGAACATGACGTCTCCCCCGCCCTCTTTGGAGACAGCCCCGCCCCCTTGCTCCTCCCGCCTTCGGAAGGGTTTCTCCCTTGGCATTTATCGTGGACCGTCTGCCTCACCCATGACACAAGGTGCCCCTGGCACACTAACAGGCTCCTGAGGAACCCAGTTACGGAACTGAAGCAAAGCAAATTCCATTTCGCACGAACAAGCGCGTGGGAACAAGCGTTTCCCACGGTCTAACGGGAGCGTGGGCAGAGAGGAACCGCCAGAGGGCGTTGGTTGGCGCACAGCGTGACCTACCCAAGCCCCGCCCCCGGCGGCGCCTTCTAAACACGTCCTTCCGCTcacttcctcctcttttctcttctccgCCATCCTATGTGCGGTTGAGTTCTTTCCTCACCATGGTAAGTCCATCCGTTGCCATCGGTTCTGGGGTGGCTTTCCGAGACCTGAGATCTCTGCTAGCTCCCCGGCGCCGCGGGCTGCGTCGAGGTGCGGGACACTTTTTAAGGCCTTTTCCAGGGGAGAAGGGAGTTTGGCTTCGGCTCCAGCCTGAGGGCCTGGCGGGAAGCGAGCGAGCTAGCACCTAGGGAAGGGCGGGCTGTGCCGGCCCCGCAAGGTCCGAGAGGGCCCTCTCTGTTCCAGGCCGCTACTCAGGCGGGCGGGGATTCCCGTTTTTCCCAGAGCGAACTGTGTTTCTGGGGCAAGAAGTCGAAGGGGCATCCCAGAAACTGGCCCGACTTCGGGATGTTGTCAGTGACACGCGGGATGTTTCGGTCATCGAAAAGGGAAGGTGGACTGCTGGTTTTCGAAGACTTATTAACTTGGGGGCCAGAATCCTTCGACTTGATGAGATTATAGGACTTTTTAGCCCTTTGTTCGGGAATTTGAACGTTACCCCGTTTAAACTCATGGGACAAGGGGTGATGCGGCGTGAATCTGTGTGTCATTCGGGCGCTTTTCGTAAAATGCTAGCTGCGTGCGGATTTTTcctgtgggaaaaactgggtttTTCCTGTGATAGTACCCTGGAAAATTTTAACTGTATATGCTTTTAGGTGTGGAGAGGATCGGTATCTGGTGTTATACAGTTTTATTAACAGAAATTTACAGTTGCTGCTATGAGCTGGGAGAGAGGAGTGTAGTCTTTTCCTTTGTAATAACGCCTGTTATGCAAGGGTGTGTTGGGCCACATCGGGCAGACAAACAGCACTCAGGACATTTCTCTGGACTCTACTGCACACCGGGGAGGGAAGTGTTTGGATTAGATGAccaatagagaaggaaatggcaacccactccagtatccttgcctggaaaatctcatggacagaggagcctggtgggctgcagtccatggggtcgcaaagagtcggacacgactgagcgactaactagATGACCCAAGTTCTTTATGAAAGCCAAAAAACAGCGGGAACTTGGGAAAGTGACATTTTAAGTAGAGTTAGATTTAATACCAAGATGGTCGGTGAGCTGGAACAGATCTGCCAAATGTTAGGGACTTTGTGTAaggtgttttttctctttttgaatgcACCGCATGGCTTGCGTGAATCTTAGTTCCCGACCGGGGATCGAAGCTGGCCCCTTGCGGTGTAAGCACAGATTCCCTAACCACTGGCCCGCCAGGGGATTCCCAGTACCCGGTGTACAAAACAGTGCACTAAAGCTGGTTGACTTGCAAGTTGTTCGTGAAAACCATGTGCTCTAGTCCCAGTCTTCAGTGATTGTGGTCCCCTCAGTCCTAGGGTGACAGCAGGGAAGACTGGAACACACCCTGGCCTTGTATCTGCCTCGGGAGAAGTGAGGAACAAAGCAAGGGGCAGTGATGGGTTTAGCATTGAGAGGGTTTTGGGCATGTGTTAAGCATTTGAGTATTTGTTGGATTTAGAGAGTTCCTAATTTTTGAATAAGTTCCGGTATTTCTGTTAAATTAATTGCATTTCCTTCCCAGTCTTCTCACAAGACTTTCAGGATCAAGCGATTCCTggccaagaaacaaaagcagaatcgTCCCATTCCTCAatggattcgaatgaaaactggcAATAAAATCAGGTAAGGACACACTCCCCCACCCATGTGTTTTGTTAAATTTAGGATTACTTTGGGTGCACAGTTGAAAGTTACATGCAGTTTTATTAATCTTGTGCCACCATtctgcaattctttttttttttttttttaatgtggttctGGGTTTCTGAACAGCAGCCAGTCCACAGCTGGGCTTAGGGGCAGACACTCCTCCAATATTTGTAAATTCCCTGGTTCCTTTCCCTCTGAACCAGAGCATAAGGTGGCTCTCTCATTACACATCCCAGTGAGAAGATcagaaagtgtttattttttctgaagatTGAAAGATTTGCTTTCCCCCACAGAATTGAACTGATGGTTTTAAGAGAAAGACATTACtagaatttctccaaagaacctCTAAGGTCATCTAGGTTAACTCTAGACAAAGCTGGATATCAGACTCTTTCAACCAAagtattttcaaagcatttttaagCTGACACTGTAGGGTGGGCCTAGCAAGTGAGTCCTTGCCAAGATAAACACTGAAGCCCATGAGTGCAAGATTGTGAAGCTAGTGTAGAAGTCTGATTTGGttgtatggcaaatagatgtgaagACCAAGGTTGAGATGTGAATTGTCAGGGCTAAAAATGAAGGCCCATTTCCTTAGTTTATACAGCCAGTTAGACACTGGGAAATCGCCACCCACTGTAGCTTTATAGGCCAATTAATTGCAACCTTTGGTTTACTGTATCCCATCCAGTGATGGTAGGACCTGCCTTTGTAGTtgtgagaaatgaaagaaatgtatgTAAAGCTCAGTGCATAGCTCAGTAGGGGTTGCCTGCAATTATCAGACACTGGTCTTTTGCTCTGTGGTCTAACTTTTAAAATGCAGTGAAAGCAGGTTGCAATTACAGTGCTTTCTTTTGTGGAAGTATTGACATTATCCTGCTGAAAGAAAATCTGTGTTGATCGTTTTTTGATTTTGCCATTTATGGGGGTAAAATCATGACAGATTGACATGAACAGTTGATGGCCTTTGAAGTGACTGAGGATATTAATGTATTAACGTTGTGCAAGAGCTTTTATGTACATGTAACCCATTATGtagaatgactggtttgatctagtTTAGTACTTGGGGTTATATATCTCCGTCTGGGTCTGCTCCAGGTCTGTTGAATCAAAAGTAAGTGAGCTTCTCTACTACTTACTCCCAGTAAAGAACGAGTGTGTTTTCCTTAGCCTGGAGTCATTTTGAGAGGTAAAAAATTGATTTGACTAGTTCTTTAACACATCTAGCAAATCATTTTTTACTCTCCAAAAAGAACTCCAAACTTGCtaaagaagggaaaatggaaCCCTTTGCTTTCAAAGACTTTTTTATGGTACTTTTAAGGCAAAGTTTATGGTGAGTAAGAGCAACTAATTTGAGGTCAGACTGCCTTTGTAACTTGGTATTTCCTTCTGTGTAGGTACAACTCCAAGAGAAGACATTGGAGAAGAACCAAGCTGGGTCTATAAGAAGCAAGCTGGGTCTATGAGAAGTGGTCTTAACATGTGTGGCACACATGTTAAGACCACTTTTTTAAGCAGCCAGATCACAATGAAAACATCACTACTGTAATGCTTGGCCCATGATGTTATTTCCTCACTATCAGTCTGAGACCCAGCAATAAATATAAAACGTTGGAATTGTTATTGTATTATATGGTTTGTGATGACGTACTGAATAAATACTGTCAGTTAGGACATGGGCCTGTCCAAGGATAGAAATGTTCTCTAGCTACCAAGTACTTAGAAGTACAGCTTGTAAAATAGgaactggcttttaaaaattttgttgtcTTATTGTTCCCTATAACTAGCAGCTCTTACACCTACTGTTATAGGAAGTACACGTATGTGTCATCCTTGAACCTGAAGGCagcacctttttaaaataaaccgtGGGGGGAGGGGTGCTTGCCAcaagacatgcaggatcttagttccccaaccagggattgaacccacttggctgccaggaaagtcccataaaAAGCATGTTTATATGCTATTCTATGATGTGGACCAGGGTTTGGCAAACTGATCTGCCTGTTTTTGTATGGTCTGTGAACTAAagttatgcatttttaaatggttgaaaaaatcaaatgtttttgACATTTAATAAATTCAAGTTTACCTACCAGGCATTATTCCTAGGTACTTGGGATTAACCAATGGATGGATAGACAAATGTATGTTAGGCTAGTAATAGGCCAATATATGGGCCATAGCTACTGTCTGGGAAAGATGCATGCTCAAttactcagtcgcgtctgactctttggaccccaggtgcctctgtccctgggattttgcaggcaagaataatagacagggttgccatttcccactccaggggatcttccccacccaagaatcaaatctcctgcattggcaggcagattctttaatcaCTGGAGGGAGCTAAAATGCCCTAGTTACCTGTGGAGTTAGGCTGGGACTGCAGCAGGGCAAGGGGGATCCTGTTGGTGTTATCTGCCTACCCAGTTTGTACAGATCCTGTGCTGGAGCAAGCCAAGAAAGCAAGTGACAGGAGCTGTCAGTGCAGCAAGTGGGGGCAGTGGCCACACACAGCCAAGGGGTCCCTGACTTGGGACCACACTAGGAGGCACATGACCACAAGGACCACTGTGCTCACCAGAAGTTTTAgctgctactgttaagtcgcttcagtcgtgtccaactctgtgcaaccccatagacggcagcccaccgagctcccccgtccctgggattctccaggcaagaacactggagtggtttgccatttccttctccaatgtgtgaaagtgaggtcgctcagttgtatccgacgcgaccccatggactgcagcctatcaggctcctccgcccatgggattttccaggcaagagtactggagtggggtgccattgccttctctgagaagttTTAGAGTGGCTGCCAAATAACCAGCCTAGGAACATGGGCGCTACCGACAGATCTTAGAAGCACATTTTCTAGTTGATGAATCCTaggtttcaaatatttcttcttagTGCATCAGTCGTTGCTTTATATTCAAAGACAGCTGCCACTGtgtgaacagcaaggagaggaaCTTGATAACAATTGACAGTCATGTGATGGAAATTACTAAccatttgggcttctctggtggctcagaggttaaagcatccccctgcaatgcgggagatctgggttggaaagatcccttggagaaagaaatggcaacccattccagtattcttgcctggagaatcccgtggagggaggagtctggtaggttacagttcatggggttgcagagtcagacacaactgagctacttcactttcactttggagtcTTAGGGATACCTCAGCCTTACCAATCAGAGTAGGTGGGAATTCCTGAAGCCCAGGGAATCTGTGAAAAAGCTAAGGTCACATGGCAAAGGGAGCTTTCTCTACAGACCTTAAAAAGGAGGGTTAaagttgaaagagaaaatgatagACATTTTGGATAGGTTGGTTGGCCGAGTAAAAGGGGTTTGTTTCTTTTGAGCCTAGGGTTGGACAGGTCCTGGATCCAGTGGCTCCACACCACCTTGTTTAGTCTTACCAggctctacgaccccatggactgcagtgccaGGCTCCCAGTATTTGTTCTCTCCATGGACCAGATCCCTTCCTGAAGGGAGGAATAGGAGCTTTGAGACGTGTAGGACTTAACATTTACTTTTAAGAGGTGCAGTGTAAGATCAGGTTTTGAAAGACAGTCAACCCTGTGGTGACCTAAGAAGCAGGCAGCAGCAGAGTCGTGGCCAAAAGTTGGCAGTCTGGAGGAACAGGACTACAGAGTCTGCATTCCAGTTCTGTTGGTGCACCAGCTGTGAGCCTCAGTGTCATCTGCAACATGGGGCCAATGGGACCTCCCTCAAAGGGCTTTGAGGATGAAGTAAATAATGCACAGAAGCAGTTGATTCAATGACTAGGGAAAGGGAGAATAAAGGGGAGCAGAACTAAAACTTTTGGTGTGGGCTGTACTcatggtcagtcactcagtctgactcttttgggaccccatgaactgtagcccaccaggcttctctgttcatgggatttcccaggcaagaatactgcagtgggttgtcattccctactccaggggatcttctgacccagagatcaaacctgtgtctcctgctttagcaggtggattctttaccacagagtcacctgggaagcctggataaagcaaaaataagacaCAGGGACTGAAGATGGTGGGAAGGGGCAGGTTGGCATGGGGGAATCAGGCAGAGCTGGTGTGGAATTGATGCTGTATATCAGCCTTTAGATACAGACCCGTTCCCTTCTATTTCCAGGATTTGCATTTGGAGTAGAGTAATCCCTTGAGGACTTGGAAAGAAAGGAATAGGGTGACTAAAGAGCTAAAATCCTGGGCCTTACACTTGCCTCTagttgaatcccagctctgttcctgaaccagagatccactggagaagggataggctacccactccagtactcttgggcttcctttgtggctcagctggtaaagaatctgcctgcaattcaggagacttgggttgggaaaatcccctgtagaagggaaaggctacccactccagtattctgacctggagaattccatggactgtaaagtccatgggatcccaaagagtcagacatgactgagcaacttgcactttaaGGATTGAATGGTAATGTCTGTAAAGGATCAGTTCTACCAGATAatcctcccattttacagattaaaaaaagtgaaacagtTCTCAAAattttccctggcagtctagtgttAGGACTTGATGTTTTCATTGTGGCGaccagggttaaaaaaaaaaagaaaagttacacAATCCTCATTCCTGCTAACAGCCACTAACAGTTTGAGTAACTTATGGCAGGTGACTGCTCTCAGCAGGAATGTCAATGAGAACCAGGTTGAACAGGGAATTGATTTTTCTTGAAAAGAGCAGGGTGAAATATTAACCATTTACACTTCCCTGAGAGTATTTTAGCCCAGAGAAGCAAACATGAAGCCCATGCTTATGTAAAATGAGTATTTGAGGAGCCAGAAGCAAGTACGACCTGCTGGGTATTGCAGTCGAGAGCATGCCGTGAGTCTATGCCTGTGCATGTCACATATGCCCATCTGGGAATGCAGGGAGGGAAGGTGGCAGACCCTCAGAAAACCAATTGATCCTTCTTCATTGGGAGCAACTTTCCCCCTCAGGGGACGTTTGGCACTGTCTGGAGACATTTGGTTGCAAaatatggggggaggggaggtgccAGTGGCAGCTAGAGGATGTTTAGCCAAGGAttctgcagagtcggacacgactgaggtgacttagcatgcacacatgttgcTAAACATCCTTACATCCATAGGATAATCCTCTACAACAgagaagtatgtgtgtgtatacatgtgtgttcacgcgcactcagtcgtgtctgactctttgaaccccatggactgtagcttgccaggttccttagtccatggaattttccaggcaagaatactggactggagtgggttgccatttccttctccaggggatcttccccacccagggatcgaactgcgtctcctacattggcagacggTCTCTTTACCActctaccacctgggaagcccacaacaaagaattatctggctgAAGATGTCAATAGTGCCGAAATTGAGAAACCGTGGTTTAATAGCACTGCAGCCAGCCAGAGTCAGCTTCTTGAGACAGATGTGCTGGGATCACCACTCCCCCCTCCAACCCTTCACACTACTCTTGGGAAAAATCTCACTCTTAACATGGCCCCAAAGGAGTAGGGGTGGCTCCCACCCTCTCTTCACTCAAAGTTGGATCCAGCCGCACCGGCCTCTGGGTCACTCAAAGCACAGCTCCACCCAACCTCAGCCTTCCCACTGTTATTCCCTTGACTTGGAACATTCTCCCCCTTCACCCGGTGAACTCCCATTCATCCTTCAGATCTCAAGCTACTTTGCACCTTCGGGCGGTGACCTTCCCTCACTGCCCCTCTCCCCTCAATCTACTCAGGTCCTGCTGCTTAGTACCTCTTAAATCACCCCTTGACTTTCTGTCCCGATTGTAACTGTAAAGGTCTATATGTGGTTAATTGATGTCTGTCTCCCTCACTTGACTGAGCTCTACAAGGATAGGTCAGTCTTGCTCATTGCTGATTGCTTTTATGTACCAGCATCTGGCATAACAGAGCTGCCCAATAGATATATTTGTTGAGTGAGGAaagcaggcactcagtaaatttgttgaatgaatgaggaaaGGGACACATACAGGAGTAAGAGCAGTACAAAATGTGTGCCTTGACGTGTGTTTACAAGGAGTGAAGGACGGATGACTTGCCTGGGGAGCTGGGAAGGCCTCACCCAGGTTCGCAAAGAGGCCAgtggtgtgtgtgcacgtgcatgcatgGTAGCTAGGCAACTGGGGTTTAAGGTGCTAGGGGACGAATTGGAGACTCAGGCACATCGTGAAAGCTCAGGCGTAACTAGTAGGGAAAGGTGAGAACTTCCCAGCACTCACCCTCTGTTGGGGTACCTTGTCACCACACACTGCGGGGCCGACGCCTGCCCTTGAATTCTGGTCACTGACGAGGCCACCTAGAAGCAGCAGGACAGGACTCACCTGATCCTAAATGGAACTGTGTTCTCCGGACCAATTTGAATAATTTAGATTCCAGCAGAGCTGATAATAcagatattttagaaatgtttcatAAAGACAAAGATACCTATCTTTGAGTGAGAGAAATGATAGAAAAAACGCACCAAAAAAGCCAACACCAACAGCACAGGCCAGGCCAGAGGCATTTTctagaagaagcaaagaaaaagaaagttaacaaCTCTCTCCTCTTAACAAAACACCAAAACTCCCACTACTATCAATACTGGAATTAcaggccatttaaaaaaaattctcttgaaatacaacatatacacagaaaagtgcCCTTTCCCTAAGCGTGTACCTCGAATTTTCACAGCGTGAATCCAGTTGTGTCACCACCACCCAAACTGTTTAAGTTTGCTCTTTTCTGTGAGTATTTTCAGAGGCTTCCAAGAATACTGAGACATGGGAAAGATGACATGTCAAGGACACCAGGGATAACCCTGAAACATAAATCTCTGAGCTGTGGGATTTGAAAAAGACATACCtttttgacctgagaccaaattCTTTGCTTTGGGTTGTACGGAGTTCAAGCTAGAGTCTAATGTTTCCTCTCTCCAGACACTCAGGGACGAGTCCCAGGTTCTTATCTGGAGCTGCTTGTTCTGCAGGAGCCTTTGTAGCTGCCTTACACACACCCTGGCACCTCTTTCTGAGAGTTCTCTGAGTCACTTATTTGGGTGGGTTCCAAACAGCAAAGGGTAGAGGTAACTTTTTCTGTTGTTATCAATTCATTATTGTGgttgtaataaaaaatttttgtgtaatttttggtcacactgtacagcatgcagactcttagttcctggtccagagatcaaacctgaaccccttgcagtggaagcatggagtcttaaccactggact from Bos mutus isolate GX-2022 chromosome X, NWIPB_WYAK_1.1, whole genome shotgun sequence encodes:
- the RPL39 gene encoding large ribosomal subunit protein eL39, with translation MSSHKTFRIKRFLAKKQKQNRPIPQWIRMKTGNKIRYNSKRRHWRRTKLGL